From a single Ailuropoda melanoleuca isolate Jingjing chromosome 12, ASM200744v2, whole genome shotgun sequence genomic region:
- the EXOC3L1 gene encoding exocyst complex component 3-like protein: MDSATKDEMQPSLPPGSSCPGPEWPEQERAEQLARGAALKWASGIFYRPEQLARLGQYRSREVQRTCSLEARIKSVVQSYLEGVKTGVWQLAQAFEAVQGAREALGQAHALLQGMAMATQTLKPLREQVAQHKQLQVLSQLLPRLWAVPAAVAHTWTLIDAQQLLEAYVCLRELEQLQEETWAPLGGLELPVFEGLGPLAEALGQAVEAAAGAAGQLAREDPALLVAAVRVAEVDAEYTTSLELAPRDWRQRCLQALQEGLERTHFGTPLLPEPGALAGWLEALRVALPAELAIAEALVAPCCPPHYKVVQLWAHTLHSGLRRCLQQLLKGPALAAADAFALLHWALHVYLGPEMMGSLELGPEADVSQLEPLLTLENIEQLEATFVTQIQANVAQWLQRALDGEVAEWNREQEPDTDSSGFYHSPMPAIVLQILEENIRVTSLVSESLQQRVHSMALSELGAFLRSFSDALIRFSRDHARGKAMAPHYVHYLLATLNHQSALSSSVSVLQPDGVASGALAPVETALDELQRRICRLVLEVLLAELQPLFADLPSRRWLSRSELLDDVCERTERFCQDFSRVRNPAAQLLLAEAERTVVLQYLCALMQGRLVCRGADERTQAAARLQHDAAQLRELFLGLGLEESVRCAPVLLALRDLLNLRDPMLLGLEVAGLRQKFPDVSEDHISALLDLRGDVSREQRLAALSSLQAGPQPSPSAGRRALFSLVPAPAPALSSCLPSGPCA, translated from the exons ATGGACTCAGCAACCAAGGACGAAATGCAGCCCTCACTTCCCCCCG GCTCTTCCTGCCCAGGGCCTGAGTGGCCAGAGCAGGAGAGGGCGGAGCAGCTGGCCCGAGGAGCAGCACTCAAATGGGCCTCGGGTATCTTCTACCGGCCGGAGCAGCTGGCCAGACTGGGCCAGTACCGCAGCCGTGAGGTTCAGCGTACCTGTTCCCTGGAAGCACGCATCAAG TCGGTGGTGCAGTCCTACCTGGAGGGCGTGAAGACTGGTGTGTGGCAGCTGGCCCAGGCTTTTgaggctgtgcagggagcccgtgAGGCCTTGGGCCAAGCCCATGCGTTGCTTCAGGGTATGGCAATGGCCACACAGACCCTAAAACCGCTGCGGGAACAGGTCGCACAGCACAAGCAACTGCAGGTCCTGTCTCAGCTGCTGCCCCGGCTATGGGCAG TGCCAGCTGCAGTGGCTCACACGTGGACGCTGATTGATGCCCAGCAGCTCTTGGAGGCATATGTGTGCCTTCGGGAGCTGGAGCAGCTGCAAGAGGAGACGTGGGCACCTCTGGGAGGCCTGGAGTTGCCGGTCTTTGAGGGGCTGGGCCCTCTGGCTGAGGCTCTCGGCCAGGCTGTGGAGGCGGCTGCAGGGGCCGCAGGGCAGCTGGCACGGGAGGACCCAGCCCTGCTGGTGGCTGCTGTGCGCGTGGCAGAGGTGGACGCTGAGTACACAACCTCTCTGGAGCTGGCCCCCAGGGACTGGCGACAGCGCTGTCTGCAGGCATTACAGGAGGGCCTGGAGAGGACCCACTTTGGGACACCTCTTCTGCCTGAGCCAGGGGCCCTGGCAGGGTGGCTGGAGGCTCTGCGGGTGGCCTTACCAGCCGAGCTGGCCATAGCTGAAGCACTAGTAGCACCCTGCTGCCCACCACACTACAAGGTGGTCCAGCTGTGGGCCCACACCCTGCACAGTGGACTGCGCCGCTGCCTGCAGCAACTCCTGAAAGGGCCTGCGCTAGCAGCTGCTGATGCCTTCGCCTTGCTGCACTGGGCACTGCATGTGTACCTGGG GCCAGAAATGATGGGGAGCCTAGAGTTGGGACCTGAGGCTGATGTGTCTCAGCTGGAGCCCCTCCTGACCTTGGAGAACATTGAACAGCTGGAGGCAACATTTGTGACCCAAATCCAG GCAAATGTGGCTCAGTGGCTGCAGAGGGCACTGGATGGGGAGGTAGCTGAGTGGAACCGAGAGCAGGAACCTGACACAGACTCTTCAGGCTTCTACCACTCACCTATGCCGGCCATAGTGCTGCAG ATCCTGGAGGAGAATATTCGTGTGACCAGCCTGGTCAGCGAGTCGCTGCAGCAGCGGGTGCACAGCATGGCACTATCAGAACTGGGTGCATTCCTGAGGAG CTTTAGTGATGCTCTGATCCGATTTTCTCGAGACCACGCCAGGGGGAAAGCAATGGCCCCTCATTACGTGCACTATCTACTGGCCACTCTCAACCACCAGTCAGCACTCAG CTCCTCCGTGTCAGTTCTGCAGCCCGACGGGGTGGCTTCAGGAGCTTTGGCTCCGGTGGAGACAGCGCTGGACGAGTTACAGAGGAGGATCTGCCGCCTGGTGTTGGAGGTGCTGCTGGCAGAGCTCCAG CCCCTGTTCGCGGATCTGCCCTCACGCCGGTGGCTGTCGAGGTCAGAGCTGCTGGATGATGTGTGCGAGCGGACGGAGCGCTTCTGCCAGGATTTTAGCCGCGTGCGGAATCCTGCGGCCCAG CTGCTCCTGGCCGAGGCGGAACGTACGGTGGTACTGCAGTACCTATGCGCGCTGATGCAGGGCCGCCTAGTGTGCCGAGGAGCTGACGAGAGGACCCAGGCGGCTGCGCGCCTGCAGCACGACGCGGCCCAGCTTCGGGAGCTTTTCCTTGGTTTG GGCCTGGAGGAGAGCGTTCGGTGCGCGCCAGTGCTCCTCGCTCTGCGGGATCTGCTGAACCTCCGCGACCCCATGCTGCTTGGCCTCGAGGTGGCAGGCCTGCGACAAAAATTTCCGGATGTGAG CGAGGATCACATCTCTGCCCTCTTGGATCTGCGCGGGGACGTGTCGCGGGAGCAGCGCCTGGCCGCACTCAGCTCCTTGCAGGCCGGCCCACAGCCCTCGCCCTCTGCTGGTCGCCGCGCACTCTTCAGCCTCGTGCCAGCACCTGCTCCTGCGCTGTCCTCCTGTCTTCCCTCGGGGCCCTGTGCCTGA
- the E2F4 gene encoding transcription factor E2F4 encodes MAEAGPQAPPPPGTPSRHEKSLGLLTTKFVSLLQEAKDGVLDLKLAADTLAVRQKRRIYDITNVLEGIGLIEKKSKNSIQWKGVGPGCNTREIADKLIELKAEIEELQQREQELDKHKVWVQQSIRNVTEDVQNSCLAYVTHEDICRCFAGDTLLAIRAPSGTSLEVPIPEGLNGQKKYQIHLKSVSGPIEVLLVNKEAWSSPPVAVPVPPPEDLLQSPPAVSTPPPLPKPTLAQPQDTSRPSSPHLTAPAPGITETQGVPGPATEITVSDGPGPDSKDGGDLGSLSPGLAALDTRPLQSSALLDSSSSSSSSNSSSSGLNPSTSFEPIKADPTGVLELPKELSEIFDPTRECMSSELLEELMSSEVFAPLLRLSPPPGDHDYIYNLDESEGVCDLFDVPVLNL; translated from the exons ATGGCGGAGGCCGGGCCACAGGCGCCGCCGCCCCCGGGCACCCCAAGCCGGCACGAGAAGAGCTTGGGACTTCTCACTACCAAGTTCGTGTCGCTTCTGCAGGAGGCCAAGGACGGCGTGCTTGACCTCAAGCTG GCAGCTGACACCCTTGCTGTGCGCCAGAAGCGGCGGATTTACGACATTACCAACGTGCTGGAAGGTATCGGGCTGATCGAGAAAAAATCCAAGAATAGCATCCAGTGGAA GGGTGTGGGGCCTGGCTGCAATACCCGGGAGATTGCGGACAAGCTGATTGAGCTCAAGGCTGAGATCGAGGAGCTGCAGCAGCGGGAGCAGGAACTGGACAAGCACAAGGTGTGGGTGCAGCAGAGCATCCGGAATGTCACAGAGGACGTGCAGAACAGCTG CTTGGCCTACGTGACTCATGAGGACATCTGCAGATGCTTTGCTG GAGATACCCTCCTGGCCATCCGGGCCCCGTCGGGCACCAGCCTCGAGGTGCCCATCCCAGAG GGCCTCAATGGACAGAAGAAGTACCAGATTCACCTGAAGAGTGTGAGTGGCCCCATCGAGGTACTGCTGGTGAACAAGGAGGCATGGAGCTCACCACCAGTGGCAGTGCCTGTGCCGCCACCTGAAGATCTGCTCCAGAGCCCACCTGCTGTCTCTacccctccacctctgcccaaGCCtaccctggcccagccccaggaCACCTCACGCCCGAGCAGTCCCCACCTGACCGCCCCCGCCCCTGGCATCACTGAAACCCAGGGGGTGCCCGGTCCAGCAACTGAGATTACAG TGAGTGACGGCCCCGGACCAGACAGCAAGGACGGTGGTGATCTCGGCTCCCTTTCTCCGGGCTTGGCAGCCCTGGACACCCGGCCACTGCAGTCTTCTGCCCTGctggacagcagcagcagcagcagcagcagcaacagcagctcATCCGGACTCAACCCTTCTACCTCCTTTGAGCCCATCAAGGCAGACCCCACAGGAG TTCTGGAACTCCCCAAAGAGCTGTCAGAAATCTTTGATCCCACACGAG aatgCATGAGCTCAGAGCTGCTGGAGGAGCTGATGTCCTCAGAAG TGTTTGCCCCCCTCCTCCGCCTTTCTCCACCCCCTGGAGACCACGATTACATCTACAACCTGGACGAGAGTGAAGGTGTCTGTGACCTCTTCGATGTGCCTGTTCTCAACCTCTGA